A segment of the Desulfurococcus mucosus DSM 2162 genome:
CTTGTGAGACACCACATGTTCAACACGTACTTCATGGGTCCAGGCGGCTCCGAGTATGTTACACTTGAGACAGCCCTAGCGTTCGCCAGGAGAGGGTTCACAGTATACATTGATTCAGTAACGCTTCACACGCCCAGCCGGTTGAAGGAGCTCATCCACCACTATGGCTTGAAGCCGGGTGAAGTGAGACGCGTAGGCCTCGGCGACCCAGGCGGAGACCCCTTACTAATAGTGAATACAAGTGGAGACATCCTTTCAGGGCGAAGCGATGTCCTCTACCTGCACTATCCTTCATTCCTCTCCCATGAATTCTACTATCCAGGCCTCAACGGCGTGTTCGAGCTGGCTGGGAAAACATACTCCCTATTAAACTCCATAGTCTTCCCATTCGTGATGAGGAAGGTTAAAGCATACATTGCGAACTCGAGTTTCACAGCATCCTTCTTCAGAAGGTACTATGGTATCGAGCCACATGTGATCACGCCGCCTGTGAACACGGATGACATACTGGAGGCCCCGCCCCCGGCGAGAACCGAGAGGGAGGCCATGGTTCTCAGCGTTGCACGTATAAGCCCGGAGAAGCACGTGGAGAGAGTCATCTATGTAGCCAGGGAGCTGAGCACAAGGGGGGTTAAGCCAAGGTTCGTGGTAGCTGGATCCCTCTCCAAGTACAACAAGGACTACTACGAGGGCCTCCGGGAGCTAGCCGTCAGGGAGGGGGTCGACGACATAGTCGAGTTCAAGGTTAACGTGGCTAGGAACGAGCTCGTGGAGCTCTACAGGAGGTCGATGATCTACCTGCATCCAACGCCAAGGGA
Coding sequences within it:
- a CDS encoding glycosyltransferase family 4 protein, which codes for MHGRLDEALRYILVRHHMFNTYFMGPGGSEYVTLETALAFARRGFTVYIDSVTLHTPSRLKELIHHYGLKPGEVRRVGLGDPGGDPLLIVNTSGDILSGRSDVLYLHYPSFLSHEFYYPGLNGVFELAGKTYSLLNSIVFPFVMRKVKAYIANSSFTASFFRRYYGIEPHVITPPVNTDDILEAPPPARTEREAMVLSVARISPEKHVERVIYVARELSTRGVKPRFVVAGSLSKYNKDYYEGLRELAVREGVDDIVEFKVNVARNELVELYRRSMIYLHPTPREHFGISIVEAMAAGTPAVIPLDSGSWRDIAMCDKGLALPYRSIGEASSAVRMLLEDSSLWMHLSRAGATRARELDRHMFHEKLYYTLKPFIRAG